The following are encoded together in the Romeriopsis navalis LEGE 11480 genome:
- a CDS encoding DUF4114 domain-containing protein: MFNNKFFTSAIVAAAAVTGVLAQATSANAFDWNNNWQQPEIFSGQSQGVDHNDFQQFVQSERLAVQDSGQKQVDASNLFLKYDHDVKVSFINEGAGYRNQLAFSADGATTSTGLLFKDIACSGAQCQGDWGGNTLNLGDTVKMGTVKGGTQLDFFLRGNGLNRGDNAYTFGTKTADNADGLQHVISYTYGERYLVLGFEDLYGTGGSKQGKFNENSDRDFNDTVFIVDIGEANVRYLNGEDVPEPAAAAALIGVSGAAWMKRRKKAAN; the protein is encoded by the coding sequence ATGTTCAACAACAAATTCTTTACCTCCGCTATCGTTGCTGCTGCTGCTGTAACTGGTGTCCTTGCTCAAGCCACATCCGCAAACGCCTTCGACTGGAATAACAACTGGCAACAGCCGGAAATCTTCAGCGGCCAAAGCCAAGGTGTGGACCACAATGACTTCCAACAGTTCGTACAAAGTGAGCGCCTCGCCGTTCAAGACAGTGGCCAAAAGCAAGTTGATGCAAGCAACCTGTTCTTGAAGTACGACCACGATGTCAAAGTTTCTTTCATTAACGAAGGTGCCGGCTACCGGAACCAGTTGGCCTTCTCCGCCGACGGTGCCACGACAAGCACGGGCCTGCTGTTTAAGGACATCGCTTGTAGCGGAGCGCAGTGTCAAGGTGACTGGGGCGGCAACACGCTGAACCTTGGCGACACCGTCAAAATGGGCACCGTCAAAGGCGGCACACAGCTCGACTTTTTCCTCCGGGGCAATGGTCTAAACCGCGGTGACAACGCCTATACCTTTGGGACCAAAACAGCGGATAATGCCGACGGTTTACAGCACGTTATCTCCTACACCTACGGTGAGCGTTACCTCGTCCTCGGCTTCGAAGATCTCTATGGGACAGGTGGCAGTAAGCAAGGTAAGTTCAACGAAAATTCTGACCGTGACTTCAACGACACCGTATTCATCGTTGACATTGGTGAAGCCAACGTGCGCTACCTGAATGGCGAAGATGTACCGGAGCCCGCTGCTGCTGCGGCACTCATCGGGGTCAGCGGCGCCGCTTGGATGAAGCGTCGCAAGAAAGCCGCGAACTAA
- the msrA gene encoding peptide-methionine (S)-S-oxide reductase MsrA — MPAPQDALPGRSEVMPVPAKHYVNGNPIKGPFPAGIELAMFGLGCFWGAERKFWQQSGVYSTAVGYAAGFTPNPTYQEVCSGKTGHNEVVLVAYDPQQVSYSDLLKLFWESHNPTQGMRQGNDAGTQYRSGVYTYNDAQKKLAEESKAKYEAALADEGYSAITTEILDAPEFYYAEEYHQQYLAKNPNGYCGLGGTNVTCAI, encoded by the coding sequence ATGCCGGCTCCGCAGGATGCGTTGCCTGGACGGAGTGAAGTAATGCCGGTGCCGGCCAAGCATTATGTCAATGGCAACCCGATTAAAGGCCCGTTTCCGGCCGGAATTGAGCTGGCGATGTTTGGGCTGGGCTGTTTCTGGGGGGCGGAACGGAAGTTCTGGCAGCAGTCGGGGGTGTATTCCACGGCCGTGGGTTATGCTGCAGGATTCACACCGAATCCGACGTATCAGGAAGTTTGCTCTGGTAAGACGGGCCATAACGAGGTGGTGTTGGTCGCCTATGATCCGCAGCAGGTGAGCTACAGCGATTTACTCAAGCTGTTTTGGGAAAGCCATAACCCGACTCAGGGGATGCGCCAAGGCAATGATGCAGGGACGCAATACCGATCGGGCGTCTATACCTACAATGATGCGCAGAAAAAGTTGGCCGAGGAATCTAAGGCGAAGTACGAAGCAGCTTTAGCGGATGAAGGCTATAGCGCCATTACGACGGAGATTCTGGATGCGCCGGAGTTTTACTACGCCGAAGAGTATCACCAACAGTATCTCGCGAAGAATCCCAATGGCTACTGTGGGTTGGGCGGTACGAATGTGACTTGTGCGATTTAG
- a CDS encoding response regulator yields MNDAASSDQNIKVLLVEDDTIDRLAFSKYVQEESLPYDYVLASSLAEAQSILAQESFAVAILDHQLGDGTALELLQQVKQKNLAFVIATGSGDEATAARLMQEGAYDYLIKDPERNYLKVLPTTINQAIARKQSEAQIRRLTHAMRSIRDSIYMLDHDQKLTFINRSMSELCGITETAAIGQPIAILGQPALTRYIAQSPIHCEQSDDQEIELTITHTDGSIGAVSLSESYIQDGLAQVRVGVMRDITSRNKAELALRASEQRYITLASIAPVGIFRADTQGNCLYVNQRWCDISGLTPDAAVGLGWLRALHPDDREQYQRAWQQAMQENTGIFQLEYRFQAPPHSTKSETWVFGQAVQEKDLQGNNIGYVATVTDISERKRAEALLQSTNQELARATRLKDEFLANMSHELRTPLNAILGMTEGLQDQVFGIMNAKQQKALHTIDRSAIHLLELINDILDLAKIESGQVELDYAPTDITLLCQSSLTFVKQQAFKKHIQLQLSIQTDLPAIHMDERRIRQVLINLLNNAVKFTPEDGRVTLEVQMHPSTITDTSPTSPQISFKVIDTGIGIAPEQIDNLFQPFIQIDSALNRQYTGTGLGLSLVKRMVELHGGQVHLSSQIDHGSEFKITLPCPDFATRASLEKVDVPTFSPPMPLEQTGITQGPKILLAEDNEVNIITISSYLGASGYELVIAHDGQTAIEMIHSQQPDLVLMDVQMPGIDGLEAISRIRQDETLAELPIIVLTALAMDGDRERCLATGANAYLAKPVKLKQLAATIQQYLTKHPPESNPIAETITP; encoded by the coding sequence ATGAACGACGCGGCATCCTCAGATCAAAATATCAAAGTCCTATTAGTCGAGGACGACACGATCGACCGGCTCGCCTTTAGCAAATATGTCCAAGAGGAATCGCTACCCTACGATTATGTTCTCGCCAGTTCCCTGGCCGAAGCCCAAAGTATTCTGGCACAGGAATCCTTTGCCGTCGCAATTTTGGATCATCAGCTCGGCGACGGTACCGCCCTCGAACTTTTACAGCAGGTCAAACAAAAAAATCTCGCCTTTGTGATCGCCACCGGCAGTGGTGATGAGGCTACCGCCGCCCGGTTAATGCAAGAGGGGGCCTACGATTATTTAATTAAAGATCCAGAGCGCAACTATCTCAAGGTCTTACCAACGACCATCAACCAAGCGATCGCCCGGAAGCAGTCCGAAGCCCAAATTCGCCGTTTGACCCATGCGATGCGGAGCATTCGCGACAGTATTTACATGCTTGATCACGATCAGAAATTGACGTTTATTAATCGCTCCATGAGTGAGCTTTGTGGGATTACGGAAACAGCGGCAATCGGGCAACCAATTGCCATTCTGGGTCAGCCGGCCTTGACCCGATATATTGCCCAGTCCCCAATCCACTGTGAGCAATCGGATGATCAGGAAATCGAACTGACAATCACCCATACCGATGGGTCAATCGGCGCGGTCAGCCTGTCTGAGTCTTATATTCAAGATGGCCTGGCCCAAGTGCGGGTCGGTGTCATGCGCGACATCACAAGTCGTAATAAAGCGGAACTCGCCTTACGGGCTAGCGAACAGCGCTATATTACCCTGGCTAGTATTGCCCCCGTCGGCATCTTTCGCGCCGATACACAGGGGAATTGCCTTTATGTGAATCAACGTTGGTGCGATATTAGCGGCCTCACGCCCGATGCCGCCGTTGGGCTCGGCTGGTTGCGCGCATTACACCCCGACGATCGTGAACAATATCAACGGGCGTGGCAGCAAGCAATGCAGGAAAACACCGGCATTTTTCAATTAGAGTATCGGTTTCAAGCCCCACCACACTCCACCAAATCTGAAACTTGGGTATTTGGGCAAGCCGTGCAAGAAAAAGACCTCCAAGGCAATAATATCGGCTATGTCGCCACAGTTACTGACATTAGCGAACGGAAACGGGCCGAAGCATTGCTCCAAAGCACCAATCAAGAACTCGCTCGGGCCACGCGCCTGAAAGATGAGTTTTTAGCCAATATGAGTCACGAACTGCGGACTCCCCTGAATGCGATTTTGGGCATGACCGAAGGCCTCCAAGATCAGGTCTTTGGCATCATGAATGCCAAGCAACAAAAGGCACTGCATACGATTGATCGGAGCGCCATCCATTTACTCGAACTGATCAACGATATCCTCGACCTGGCAAAAATTGAATCCGGACAAGTCGAATTGGACTATGCACCAACCGACATTACATTACTCTGCCAATCGAGTTTGACCTTCGTCAAACAACAGGCATTCAAGAAACATATTCAACTCCAGTTATCCATCCAAACCGATCTGCCGGCGATCCACATGGATGAACGCCGTATCCGCCAAGTTTTGATTAACCTCTTGAACAATGCCGTCAAATTCACGCCCGAAGATGGCCGCGTTACCTTAGAGGTGCAGATGCATCCGTCAACCATAACGGATACTAGCCCCACATCACCCCAGATCAGCTTTAAGGTGATTGATACCGGTATAGGCATTGCGCCCGAGCAAATCGACAACCTATTTCAACCCTTCATTCAGATCGACAGTGCCCTAAATCGCCAATATACCGGCACTGGATTGGGGCTCTCCTTAGTGAAACGGATGGTCGAGCTACATGGTGGCCAAGTGCATCTCAGCAGCCAAATTGATCACGGTAGTGAATTTAAAATCACGTTACCCTGTCCAGATTTTGCCACCCGTGCCAGCTTGGAAAAGGTCGATGTCCCCACGTTCAGCCCACCCATGCCACTGGAGCAGACAGGTATCACCCAAGGACCCAAAATTCTATTAGCGGAAGATAACGAGGTCAATATCATTACGATTTCCAGCTACCTCGGTGCTAGCGGTTATGAGCTCGTGATCGCCCATGATGGCCAGACCGCGATCGAGATGATTCACTCGCAACAACCGGACTTAGTGCTGATGGATGTACAGATGCCGGGAATCGATGGACTCGAAGCAATTAGCCGTATTCGTCAGGACGAAACACTGGCCGAATTACCGATTATCGTCCTTACCGCCCTCGCGATGGACGGCGATCGTGAACGCTGTCTGGCAACAGGCGCAAATGCCTACCTCGCCAAACCCGTCAAACTCAAACAACTCGCCGCCACAATTCAGCAGTATTTGACGAAGCACCCACCCGAATCAAACCCCATCGCCGAAACCATCACCCCATGA
- a CDS encoding response regulator, producing the protein MKPNAPILLVDDDQIDVMSVKQGLKAIRASNPLYVSTDGEAAIDWLNQGQNPLPALILLDLNMPRMNGFELLQILKADDRWQPIPVVILTTSQDQHDRRRSFQLQAAGYVIKPLEDEDFVEAIRVIHQYWCLSESSES; encoded by the coding sequence ATGAAGCCCAATGCACCGATTTTACTGGTGGATGACGATCAGATTGACGTGATGAGCGTTAAACAAGGGCTCAAAGCAATTCGTGCCAGCAATCCCCTCTATGTCAGCACCGATGGCGAAGCCGCAATCGACTGGCTCAACCAAGGTCAAAATCCTCTCCCCGCACTAATTCTGCTCGATCTGAATATGCCCCGGATGAATGGGTTTGAATTGCTCCAAATCCTCAAAGCCGATGACCGATGGCAACCGATTCCAGTCGTCATCTTAACCACGTCGCAGGATCAGCACGATCGCCGACGCAGCTTTCAGCTACAGGCGGCTGGTTACGTGATTAAACCCCTAGAAGATGAAGATTTTGTTGAGGCCATCCGGGTCATCCATCAATATTGGTGTTTGAGCGAATCCAGTGAATCATAA
- a CDS encoding sensor histidine kinase: MMQLPVYRVLLIDDDEDDYIVTQDFLEEAEQSIFHLDWLDTYQAGLEEIAQNKYDVYLLDYRLGQQNGLELLQAAIQLGCNKPIILLTGVGDHIIDQQAMELGAGDYLVKGNTLNAPLLERSIRHAIERKQAEVRQSQLVTELATANQELKDFAYIISHDLKAPLRGIFTIATWLKRDYHQHFDESGQEMLDLLSGRVKRMNELIDGVLEYSRVGTLREQRQLIDLNHLVAEVIDSITPPPHIQIQIETALPTIQAEKTRIYQIFQNLISNAIKYMGKPEGTIFIGHQAQAQASHFYVRDTGMGINVRHFERIFQIFQTLKPRDQSDSTGVGLAIVKKIVEIYGGQIRVISDVGQGTTFSFTLPQAMPGATL; the protein is encoded by the coding sequence ATGATGCAACTGCCAGTTTATCGCGTCTTGCTAATCGATGATGATGAGGACGACTATATCGTTACTCAGGACTTTCTGGAAGAAGCAGAACAAAGTATCTTCCACCTCGATTGGCTCGACACCTACCAAGCCGGCCTCGAAGAAATCGCCCAGAATAAATACGATGTTTATCTGCTGGACTATCGGCTTGGCCAGCAGAATGGACTGGAGTTGTTGCAAGCGGCCATTCAACTCGGGTGTAATAAGCCAATTATTTTACTGACTGGCGTGGGAGACCATATCATTGACCAACAGGCAATGGAACTCGGTGCGGGGGACTATCTCGTTAAAGGTAATACGCTGAATGCTCCCCTACTAGAGCGCTCGATTCGTCATGCGATCGAGCGCAAGCAAGCGGAAGTCCGACAGTCACAGCTGGTCACGGAATTGGCCACCGCCAATCAAGAACTGAAGGACTTCGCTTATATCATTTCCCATGATCTCAAGGCTCCGCTGCGCGGGATTTTTACGATCGCCACTTGGCTCAAGCGGGATTATCACCAACATTTCGATGAATCGGGCCAGGAAATGTTGGACCTGCTCAGTGGTCGGGTCAAACGCATGAATGAACTGATTGACGGCGTCTTAGAATACTCCCGAGTCGGCACCCTGCGCGAACAGCGCCAATTGATTGACCTGAATCACCTCGTCGCCGAGGTGATTGATAGCATCACACCACCGCCGCATATTCAGATCCAAATCGAAACCGCATTACCCACCATTCAGGCAGAGAAAACTCGCATCTATCAAATCTTCCAAAACTTAATTAGTAACGCGATTAAATATATGGGGAAACCGGAGGGGACCATCTTTATTGGTCATCAGGCCCAGGCCCAAGCCAGCCATTTTTATGTGCGGGACACCGGTATGGGGATTAATGTGCGGCATTTTGAGCGTATTTTCCAGATTTTTCAAACGCTCAAACCTCGCGACCAAAGCGACAGTACTGGCGTAGGCTTAGCCATTGTCAAAAAAATTGTCGAGATCTATGGCGGTCAAATTCGAGTCATCTCCGACGTCGGACAAGGCACCACATTTAGCTTTACGCTCCCCCAAGCGATGCCAGGAGCAACCCTATGA
- a CDS encoding response regulator → MPKARKTITILVAEDDEDDRLLMEEALEENRLANDLHFVGDGEELMDYLCNRGQYHDPATAPRPSLILLDLNMPRKDGREALQEIKADPHLRQIPIVVLTTSKAEEDILRTYDLGVSSFIAKPVVFESMVQIMKTLGTYWFEIVELPDRSAD, encoded by the coding sequence ATGCCTAAAGCCCGAAAAACCATCACTATTTTAGTCGCCGAAGATGACGAGGACGATCGCCTATTAATGGAAGAGGCATTAGAAGAAAACCGCCTGGCCAATGACCTGCATTTTGTCGGGGATGGGGAAGAGCTGATGGACTATCTCTGCAATCGTGGTCAGTATCATGATCCAGCAACAGCACCCCGACCGAGCCTGATTTTGCTGGATTTGAACATGCCACGCAAGGATGGTCGCGAAGCCCTCCAAGAGATCAAAGCTGATCCGCATCTACGCCAAATTCCTATCGTGGTTTTAACCACATCAAAAGCCGAAGAAGACATTTTGCGGACCTACGACCTTGGGGTCAGCTCCTTCATCGCCAAACCCGTAGTATTTGAGTCCATGGTGCAAATCATGAAAACCCTCGGCACCTATTGGTTTGAGATTGTTGAATTGCCTGATCGCAGTGCCGATTAA
- a CDS encoding ATP-binding protein produces MTTDKLEPLQSTVDFSETSETIRSPGHIQPHGLLFVLAEPDFTIVQISENVDDVLGISATNLLREPITQLIGTERLRDLQSCLEHGSDQTTPLKLTLHPADGPDQCWNAMIHRAPSGEVVLELEPWDAQVETQLADFFPRLQSMLKQIQQIHSLQAMAELIVTEVKQLTSFDRVMVYRFNPQGDGTVIAEVKQPQLAPLLGLRYPHTDIPMPARQLYQRKWLRLLRDINAVPAPLITTTEPATDDTAIAQLDMSDCSLRSHSPCHGSYLQNMDVMASMGISLLQEQKLWGLIVCHHATPKFVPYEIRAICEFMGHLMSTELIRQEANETLEYQLQLQTIQARLIENLAGITELVPALQSMSDDLLSVVGASGAAIVDGDTLALIGSTPTEAATLDLLDWVRQVGTEQFTSDQLVTNALPQQYPAAADYQAVASGLLAIVISPVPARYILWFRPELRQTVVWGRDVDQNPVIEVNGHPILSPQQSFAAWQETVQGQSAPWLACECHSATGIKAAIVEIVLRQANELATLNLELQRSNSELSAFAYVSSHDLQEPLRKIRAFGDRLKSRSGDRLDAKSQDYLRRMLDASQRAQILIDDLLTFSRVTSKAKPFSPVDLEQLISNVINDLEILIEQSGGTITVAAMPPIDADAFQMRQLFQNLLTNALKFSREAVPPIIAITATTSGDLVQIAVSDNGIGFEAKYRERIFQVFQRLHDRSQYEGTGIGLAICRKIVERHQGSLIASSQIGQGSTFTITLPRHPTAGSSHA; encoded by the coding sequence ATGACCACCGACAAGCTGGAGCCGCTGCAGTCAACAGTTGACTTCAGCGAAACAAGTGAAACAATTCGCAGTCCCGGCCATATCCAACCCCATGGACTACTATTCGTGTTGGCGGAACCTGATTTCACGATCGTACAAATCAGTGAGAATGTAGACGATGTATTAGGGATCTCGGCCACGAATCTATTACGCGAACCAATCACGCAACTGATTGGAACTGAACGACTCCGCGATTTGCAAAGCTGTCTCGAGCACGGCTCGGATCAAACCACCCCCCTAAAGCTCACACTGCACCCCGCTGATGGCCCTGACCAATGCTGGAATGCGATGATTCATCGGGCACCCAGCGGCGAAGTCGTGCTGGAACTCGAACCCTGGGACGCGCAGGTTGAAACACAACTCGCGGATTTCTTTCCACGGTTGCAAAGTATGCTCAAACAAATTCAACAGATCCACAGTTTGCAAGCAATGGCAGAGTTAATCGTCACCGAAGTCAAACAGCTTACGAGCTTCGATCGGGTCATGGTATATCGGTTTAATCCACAGGGAGACGGAACCGTGATTGCCGAAGTCAAACAACCTCAACTCGCCCCTCTCTTAGGACTCCGCTATCCCCATACCGACATTCCGATGCCCGCTCGACAGCTCTATCAACGCAAATGGTTGCGGCTACTCCGCGATATCAATGCTGTACCGGCCCCACTCATTACAACGACAGAGCCGGCGACAGACGACACAGCGATCGCACAGCTTGACATGAGCGATTGCAGTCTCCGGAGCCACTCTCCCTGTCATGGCTCCTATCTACAAAATATGGACGTGATGGCATCAATGGGCATTTCATTGCTGCAGGAACAAAAGCTTTGGGGCCTAATCGTTTGCCACCATGCAACACCCAAATTTGTACCCTACGAAATTCGAGCGATTTGTGAATTTATGGGTCATTTGATGTCCACGGAGCTGATCCGACAGGAAGCGAACGAAACCCTCGAATACCAACTCCAGCTCCAAACAATTCAAGCTCGTTTAATTGAGAATCTCGCGGGCATCACAGAGTTAGTCCCAGCCCTCCAGTCAATGAGCGACGATTTACTCAGTGTGGTCGGGGCCTCGGGTGCCGCGATCGTCGACGGTGACACCCTGGCTTTAATCGGTTCAACCCCAACAGAAGCGGCAACCTTAGACCTACTTGATTGGGTCCGACAAGTCGGCACCGAACAATTTACATCCGATCAATTAGTCACCAATGCCTTGCCGCAACAGTATCCCGCTGCCGCCGATTACCAAGCTGTCGCCAGTGGTTTATTAGCGATCGTGATTAGCCCTGTACCCGCGCGCTATATCCTGTGGTTTCGACCGGAATTGCGCCAAACCGTCGTCTGGGGACGCGATGTCGATCAGAACCCAGTTATTGAAGTCAATGGCCATCCAATCCTGTCGCCACAGCAGTCCTTTGCCGCCTGGCAAGAAACCGTCCAAGGTCAATCGGCCCCTTGGTTAGCCTGCGAATGCCACAGCGCCACGGGCATCAAAGCCGCCATCGTTGAGATTGTCCTGAGGCAAGCCAATGAATTAGCCACACTCAATCTGGAACTTCAACGCAGCAATAGCGAACTCAGTGCCTTCGCCTATGTTTCTTCCCATGACCTCCAAGAACCCCTGCGCAAAATTCGGGCTTTCGGTGATCGACTCAAGAGCCGCTCGGGGGATCGGCTCGATGCCAAAAGTCAAGACTATTTGCGCCGGATGCTGGATGCTTCACAGCGAGCTCAAATCTTGATCGACGATCTGCTGACATTTTCTCGGGTTACATCTAAGGCCAAACCCTTCAGTCCAGTTGATTTGGAACAACTGATTAGCAATGTGATTAACGACCTCGAAATCCTAATTGAGCAGTCCGGGGGAACCATTACCGTCGCTGCAATGCCCCCGATCGATGCGGATGCTTTCCAGATGCGGCAACTGTTTCAGAATTTACTTACCAATGCCCTCAAATTCAGCCGCGAGGCTGTTCCCCCGATCATTGCCATCACCGCCACAACCAGCGGCGACTTGGTCCAGATTGCCGTCAGCGATAATGGGATTGGCTTTGAAGCCAAATATCGCGAACGGATTTTCCAGGTATTCCAACGCCTCCACGATCGCAGCCAATATGAAGGCACCGGTATTGGACTAGCAATTTGCCGTAAAATCGTAGAGCGGCATCAGGGCAGTCTGATTGCCAGTAGCCAAATCGGACAAGGAAGCACGTTTACCATTACCTTGCCGCGTCATCCAACAGCAGGAAGTAGTCATGCCTAA
- a CDS encoding sensor histidine kinase, translating into MSQPSPPPAQSQRSLLSSSDMTSDASPHPERALQHQLTQSNLLASMLQRIRQSIDLQTILTTTVTEVREFLAVDRVVVFQVFPDGTGKATAESVAAPWRSIFEEVFPPEAFPPSCYDRYVQGNVTQINDRANYEVVECMQAFMESFQIRAKLAVPIILGDRLWGLLLAHQCSGPRTWQAWEIAFVQQLAWQLEVPLDQAQLYQRLQTELQERKKVEAELRDLTLRLKRSNQELESFAYVSSHDLQEPLRKIQAFGDRLRSRANDALDDRSQDYLQRMLNASARAQLLIDNLLTFSRVTSKTRPFIPVNLRDIIAGVLSDLEVQLEKVNGQVSVTEIPEIEADSAQMRQLFQNLISNALKFSRAGVPPIVTITAAINQGQVQIKVTDNGIGFESKYDDRIFELFQRLHGRKEYEGSGIGLSICRKIVERHGGDITPHGEPGSGATFIINLPMLQHHSSSHPLPETSTPTHGN; encoded by the coding sequence GTGAGCCAGCCATCTCCACCACCGGCTCAGTCCCAGCGTTCATTACTCTCCAGTAGCGATATGACTAGCGATGCCAGCCCCCATCCAGAAAGAGCGCTCCAGCATCAACTGACGCAATCAAATTTGCTCGCGTCAATGTTACAGCGAATTCGCCAGTCAATCGATCTACAAACCATTTTGACCACAACCGTGACGGAAGTCCGGGAGTTTCTAGCCGTTGATCGAGTTGTGGTTTTTCAAGTTTTTCCCGATGGCACAGGTAAAGCTACTGCCGAATCCGTTGCGGCCCCCTGGCGCAGCATTTTTGAAGAAGTTTTCCCCCCGGAGGCCTTTCCGCCCAGTTGTTATGATCGCTATGTTCAGGGCAATGTGACTCAAATTAATGATCGGGCGAACTACGAAGTCGTCGAATGCATGCAAGCCTTCATGGAAAGTTTCCAAATTCGGGCGAAACTCGCTGTTCCGATCATTTTGGGCGATCGTTTATGGGGACTCCTGCTCGCCCATCAATGCTCCGGACCACGAACCTGGCAGGCTTGGGAAATTGCTTTTGTACAACAACTCGCATGGCAACTAGAAGTCCCCCTCGATCAGGCACAGCTCTACCAACGCCTGCAAACGGAACTCCAAGAGCGCAAAAAGGTTGAAGCCGAATTGCGCGACCTCACCCTGCGGCTGAAACGTAGCAATCAGGAACTCGAGAGTTTTGCCTATGTGTCATCGCATGATTTACAAGAACCTTTACGGAAAATTCAGGCCTTTGGCGATCGCTTAAGAAGCCGGGCAAACGACGCTCTTGATGACCGCAGCCAAGACTATCTACAGCGGATGCTGAATGCTTCCGCCCGCGCCCAACTATTGATTGACAACCTGCTCACGTTTTCACGGGTCACGTCGAAAACACGACCATTTATACCCGTCAATCTACGCGATATTATCGCAGGCGTCCTTTCCGATCTAGAAGTCCAGCTAGAAAAAGTGAATGGTCAAGTATCCGTTACGGAAATTCCCGAAATTGAGGCGGACTCCGCCCAAATGCGGCAACTATTTCAAAATTTGATTAGCAACGCACTGAAATTTAGCCGTGCCGGGGTTCCCCCGATTGTCACCATTACCGCTGCCATAAACCAGGGTCAGGTGCAAATTAAAGTTACGGATAATGGCATTGGATTTGAATCAAAGTATGACGATCGCATCTTTGAACTATTTCAGCGACTCCATGGCCGAAAAGAATATGAGGGTTCGGGGATCGGCCTTTCAATTTGTCGCAAAATTGTCGAACGTCATGGTGGCGACATTACCCCCCACGGAGAACCGGGTAGCGGTGCGACATTTATCATCAATTTACCGATGCTCCAACATCATTCTTCAAGTCACCCCCTCCCGGAGACATCAACTCCGACCCACGGCAATTGA
- a CDS encoding urease accessory protein UreH domain-containing protein: protein MTDLLLIATLGFLGSFGHCLGMCGPLTVAFSLSNPGQSPTETSWPAKLRFNLLLNLGRILSYGLVGLCIGTIGSVLIAGGQLAGIGSGLRQGLAIVTGLLLIWFGLHQIQPTWLPKLPLLHPTLGKLHDRLNHLMFRLANISPIFLGLLWGLMPCGFLYAAQIKAAETGNPQLGAVTMMAFGIGTLPMMLGVGSSTTFLSRDRRSQLFRLGGWVTLAIGILTLTRNSDMVDYTGHSALGLLALTLIARPIAKLWSGPLQYRRALGVGAFILSIAHIAHTVSHTFEWNFTAWQFLLPSQQWGFLSGVMATVLLTPPAFTSFDQMVKALGNHWRTLHLLSIPAFLLVAVHALLLGSSYLGALTLSPNHWGRVVGLGLIVIGVMATRSRYSWKLVGQEKRYVKAKQSLIYQQRDRQPPCCND, encoded by the coding sequence ATGACCGACCTTCTGCTTATCGCCACCCTCGGATTCCTCGGCAGTTTCGGCCATTGTCTCGGTATGTGTGGACCACTGACCGTCGCATTTTCGTTATCCAATCCCGGCCAATCCCCCACCGAAACCAGTTGGCCCGCCAAGCTCCGATTCAATCTGCTGCTGAATCTGGGCCGAATTCTCAGCTATGGCCTCGTGGGTTTATGCATTGGCACGATCGGCTCCGTCTTAATCGCGGGCGGGCAACTCGCCGGTATCGGCAGCGGCCTGCGCCAAGGACTCGCGATCGTCACCGGCCTTCTACTGATTTGGTTTGGCCTCCATCAAATCCAACCGACTTGGCTACCCAAATTGCCCCTGCTGCATCCAACATTGGGGAAACTGCACGATCGATTGAATCATTTGATGTTTCGGCTGGCCAACATTTCACCGATTTTTCTCGGTTTGCTCTGGGGATTGATGCCCTGTGGCTTTTTGTACGCCGCACAAATTAAAGCGGCGGAAACCGGCAATCCCCAATTGGGCGCCGTCACGATGATGGCGTTTGGCATTGGTACGTTACCGATGATGCTGGGGGTCGGCAGTTCCACCACATTTTTGAGCCGCGATCGCCGCAGCCAGCTATTCCGGCTCGGGGGCTGGGTCACCTTAGCCATCGGCATCCTCACCCTCACGCGCAATAGCGACATGGTGGACTATACCGGCCATAGCGCATTGGGCTTGCTGGCCCTCACCTTGATTGCCCGACCGATCGCCAAACTTTGGTCCGGACCATTGCAATATCGGCGGGCCTTGGGGGTTGGGGCATTTATCTTATCGATCGCCCATATTGCCCATACCGTTTCCCACACCTTTGAATGGAACTTCACCGCTTGGCAATTTTTACTGCCATCGCAACAGTGGGGTTTCCTCAGTGGCGTGATGGCCACTGTATTATTAACTCCCCCCGCCTTCACCAGTTTTGATCAGATGGTCAAAGCACTCGGGAATCATTGGCGCACACTCCATTTACTCAGCATTCCAGCTTTTCTTCTCGTTGCTGTTCATGCATTGCTCTTGGGTTCGAGCTATCTTGGGGCACTCACTTTAAGTCCAAATCACTGGGGGCGGGTGGTTGGCTTAGGTTTAATCGTCATCGGTGTGATGGCCACCCGATCGCGCTACAGTTGGAAGCTGGTAGGACAGGAAAAACGGTATGTCAAAGCGAAACAAAGCCTTATTTATCAGCAGCGCGATCGGCAGCCCCCTTGTTGCAACGACTAA